In Pseudomonas poae, a single genomic region encodes these proteins:
- a CDS encoding outer membrane porin, OprD family produces MKLSSKALLALAISTITATAYAETQSQDFVPTTLAGSSAQSEAKGFIEGSSLGGTTRNWYSNEMKFRGDRFGYYKNAADKAADVKTNVSRRYNWAQGTIVNYSSGFTQGTVGVATEVAAYNAIALIRDQKDIAGGSNRTLAHTYGDAVDQWSKLGLANVKFRVSNTTLTAGRQNFSSGIIDTIGNRALPSSFEGFAINSEEFNNLSFQGAYFDRVSPRTEQSLSKFRTEYGNGAETDHVYTAGVNWQPFKSLKTSFFGAQVKDFWNQYYFGATHELGDSQVLALTTGLNYYKTVDEGKKLMGKIDNDTYSLSLGLTHQAHSLTFSYQEVNGNEYFDYLHETNGIYLANSLTSDFNGPNEKSFQVAYGINMAEYGVPGLKFNIYSARGWGIDGTHYRGDNGVKDFAYNGIQKQNGEHHQEYGIGTSYAIQSGPLKASTVRATYVTHRASENQADGNLREFRLVTTIPFNIL; encoded by the coding sequence ATGAAACTGAGCAGCAAAGCGCTTCTGGCCCTGGCCATCAGCACCATCACGGCAACCGCCTACGCTGAAACCCAGAGCCAGGACTTCGTTCCAACCACATTGGCCGGCTCCAGCGCCCAAAGCGAGGCCAAAGGCTTTATCGAAGGGTCGAGCCTGGGCGGTACCACGCGTAACTGGTACTCCAACGAAATGAAGTTTCGTGGCGACCGTTTCGGCTACTACAAAAACGCCGCCGACAAGGCTGCCGACGTAAAAACCAACGTTTCCCGCCGCTATAACTGGGCCCAGGGCACCATCGTCAACTACTCCTCGGGCTTCACCCAAGGCACCGTTGGCGTAGCGACTGAAGTTGCAGCCTACAACGCGATCGCGCTGATCCGTGACCAGAAAGACATCGCCGGCGGCTCCAACCGCACCCTGGCCCACACCTACGGCGACGCCGTGGACCAGTGGAGCAAATTGGGCCTGGCCAACGTCAAGTTCCGTGTTTCGAACACCACCTTGACCGCCGGTCGCCAAAACTTCAGCAGCGGCATTATCGACACCATCGGTAACCGTGCACTGCCTTCGAGCTTCGAAGGTTTTGCCATCAACAGCGAAGAATTCAACAACCTGTCGTTCCAAGGCGCGTACTTCGATCGCGTATCGCCACGTACCGAACAGAGCCTGTCGAAATTCCGTACCGAATACGGCAATGGCGCAGAAACCGACCACGTCTACACCGCCGGTGTGAACTGGCAGCCGTTCAAGAGCCTGAAAACCAGCTTCTTCGGCGCACAGGTCAAGGACTTCTGGAACCAGTACTACTTCGGCGCTACCCATGAGCTGGGCGACAGCCAAGTACTGGCCCTGACCACTGGCCTGAACTACTACAAAACCGTCGACGAAGGCAAAAAGTTGATGGGCAAGATCGACAACGACACCTACTCGCTGTCGCTTGGCCTGACCCACCAGGCTCACAGCCTGACCTTCTCGTACCAGGAAGTGAACGGTAACGAGTACTTCGACTACCTGCACGAAACCAACGGAATCTACCTGGCCAACTCCCTGACTTCCGACTTCAACGGTCCGAACGAGAAGTCCTTCCAGGTTGCCTACGGTATCAACATGGCTGAATACGGCGTGCCAGGCCTGAAATTCAACATCTACTCGGCACGCGGCTGGGGCATCGACGGTACTCACTACCGTGGCGACAACGGCGTGAAAGACTTCGCCTACAACGGCATCCAGAAACAAAACGGCGAACACCACCAGGAATACGGTATCGGTACTTCCTATGCCATCCAGAGCGGCCCTCTGAAAGCCTCCACCGTTCGCGCCACCTACGTGACACACCGCGCCAGCGAGAACCAGGCTGACGGCAACCTGCGCGAATTCCGCCTGGTTACCACCATCCCGTTCAACATTCTTTAA
- a CDS encoding ABC transporter ATP-binding protein — translation MAVVLTARDLTRHYEVSRGLFKGHALVRALNGVSFELEAGKTLAVVGESGCGKSTLARALTLIEEPSSGSLKIAGQEVAGADKAQRKQLRKDVQMVFQSPYASLNPRQKVGDQLGEPLLINTDLSAAERREKVQAMMKQVGLRPEHYQRYPHMFSGGQRQRIALARAMMLQPKVLVADEPTSALDVSIQAQVLNLFMDLQQEFNTAYVFISHNLAVVQHVADDVMVMYLGRPVEVGPKEDIYARPLHPYTQALLSATPTIHPDPNKPKIKIVGELPNPLNPPPGCAFHKRCPYATARCSTEEPQLRALDNRQVACHYAEQFVA, via the coding sequence ATGGCCGTCGTTCTTACCGCCCGCGACCTCACCCGTCACTACGAAGTGTCCCGTGGCCTGTTCAAAGGCCACGCGTTGGTACGTGCGCTTAATGGCGTGTCGTTCGAGTTGGAAGCCGGCAAGACCCTCGCCGTGGTGGGCGAATCGGGTTGCGGCAAGTCCACCCTGGCCCGTGCGCTCACGCTGATTGAAGAGCCGTCGTCGGGCTCGCTGAAAATCGCCGGCCAGGAAGTCGCCGGCGCCGACAAGGCCCAGCGCAAGCAACTGCGCAAAGACGTGCAGATGGTGTTCCAAAGCCCGTACGCATCGTTGAACCCACGACAGAAAGTTGGTGATCAACTCGGCGAGCCGCTGCTGATCAACACAGACCTGTCTGCCGCCGAACGCCGCGAGAAAGTGCAGGCAATGATGAAGCAGGTGGGCCTGCGCCCTGAGCATTATCAGCGCTACCCGCACATGTTCTCCGGTGGCCAGCGCCAGCGTATCGCGCTGGCACGCGCCATGATGCTGCAACCCAAAGTGCTGGTGGCGGACGAACCGACCTCAGCGCTGGACGTGTCGATCCAGGCCCAGGTGCTCAACCTGTTCATGGACCTGCAGCAGGAATTCAACACGGCCTACGTGTTCATTTCCCACAACCTGGCGGTGGTGCAACACGTTGCCGATGACGTGATGGTGATGTACCTCGGTCGCCCGGTGGAAGTGGGCCCCAAGGAAGACATTTACGCGCGTCCCTTGCACCCCTACACCCAGGCGCTGCTGTCGGCCACCCCGACCATTCACCCGGACCCGAACAAGCCGAAGATCAAGATCGTCGGCGAACTGCCCAACCCGCTGAACCCGCCGCCTGGCTGCGCGTTCCACAAGCGCTGCCCTTACGCGACAGCACGCTGCAGCACCGAGGAGCCGCAACTGCGGGCCTTGGATAACCGCCAAGTGGCCTGCCACTACGCGGAGCAGTTCGTGGCGTAA
- a CDS encoding glycine betaine ABC transporter substrate-binding protein: MKKLSLILGCVLLFAGIAQAAEKPVIRIGARVFTEQTLLAEITSQYLRTKGYDTRVTGGLGSNLARSAQESGQLDLIWEYTGVSLVAYNHVDEKLDSEQSYARVKELDAKKGLIWLSPSRFSNTYALALPEKVAQEHPEINSISDLTQAVASKADAHRLVALDTEFANRSDGLAGMVKLYDMNLTRKNTRQMDAGLVYTALRNGQVFAGLVYTTDGRLNAFKLKLLEDDKHYFPDYTAAPVVRQVYLDAHPQLADDLKPLAALFDDETMRQLNARVDVDHESPSAVAADFLRQHPINQ; encoded by the coding sequence ATGAAAAAGTTAAGCTTGATACTAGGCTGCGTCCTGCTGTTTGCAGGCATTGCGCAAGCCGCCGAAAAACCAGTGATCCGCATCGGCGCCCGGGTGTTCACCGAACAGACCCTGCTCGCCGAAATCACCTCCCAATACTTGCGCACCAAGGGCTATGACACCCGCGTAACCGGCGGCCTGGGCAGCAACCTGGCGCGCAGTGCCCAGGAAAGCGGGCAGCTGGATTTGATCTGGGAATACACCGGCGTGTCGCTGGTGGCCTACAACCACGTGGACGAGAAGCTCGACAGCGAACAGTCCTACGCCAGGGTGAAAGAACTCGACGCGAAAAAAGGCCTGATCTGGCTCTCGCCATCGCGCTTCAGCAACACCTATGCGCTGGCGCTGCCTGAGAAGGTTGCCCAGGAACATCCTGAGATCAATAGCATCAGCGACCTGACTCAAGCCGTCGCGTCCAAGGCCGACGCCCACCGCCTGGTGGCCCTGGACACCGAGTTCGCCAACCGGTCCGACGGTCTGGCCGGCATGGTCAAGCTGTACGACATGAACCTGACCCGCAAAAACACCCGGCAGATGGACGCCGGCCTGGTCTACACCGCCCTGCGTAACGGCCAAGTGTTTGCCGGTTTGGTCTACACCACTGACGGTCGTCTGAATGCCTTCAAGTTAAAGCTGCTGGAAGACGACAAGCACTACTTCCCGGACTACACCGCAGCGCCCGTAGTGCGTCAGGTTTATCTCGACGCCCACCCGCAATTGGCCGACGACCTCAAGCCGCTCGCCGCCCTGTTCGACGACGAAACCATGCGCCAGCTGAACGCGCGGGTCGACGTCGACCATGAAAGCCCTTCCGCTGTTGCCGCCGACTTCCTGCGCCAACATCCGATCAACCAATAA
- a CDS encoding ABC transporter permease has protein sequence MEFLNAFSHLDWAQVLHLTGQHITLVGIAVILAILIGVPLGILMTRFPTLAGPLQASATVLLTVPSIALFGLLLPFYSKFGQGLGPMPAITAVFLYSLLPIMRNTYLALTGVEPGIREAARGIGMTFGQRLRMVELPIAVPVILAGVRTAVVMNIGVMTIAATIGAGGLGVLILASISRSDMSMLIVGAVLVSLLAIFADLLLQWLQRSLTPKGLLK, from the coding sequence ATGGAATTTTTGAACGCCTTTTCCCATCTTGATTGGGCCCAAGTCCTGCACCTGACCGGGCAGCACATCACCCTGGTCGGCATCGCCGTGATCCTTGCGATCCTGATTGGCGTGCCCCTGGGCATCCTGATGACCCGCTTCCCAACGTTGGCCGGCCCGCTACAAGCCAGCGCCACGGTGCTGCTGACCGTGCCGTCCATCGCCTTGTTCGGCCTGCTGCTGCCGTTCTACTCCAAATTCGGCCAGGGCCTGGGGCCAATGCCGGCGATTACCGCCGTGTTCCTCTACTCCCTCTTGCCGATCATGCGTAACACCTACCTGGCCCTGACCGGCGTAGAGCCCGGTATTCGCGAGGCCGCACGCGGCATCGGCATGACCTTCGGCCAGCGTCTGCGCATGGTCGAGTTGCCCATCGCCGTGCCGGTGATCCTCGCCGGTGTACGCACCGCCGTGGTGATGAACATTGGTGTGATGACCATCGCCGCCACCATCGGCGCCGGTGGCCTGGGTGTACTTATTCTGGCTTCCATCAGCCGCAGCGACATGTCGATGCTGATCGTCGGCGCAGTGCTGGTCAGTCTCCTGGCCATCTTCGCCGACCTGCTTTTGCAATGGCTGCAACGCTCGCTGACTCCAAAAGGATTGCTCAAATGA
- a CDS encoding ABC transporter permease subunit, protein MFSFIARRLGLLIPTFFGITLLTFALIRMIPGDPVEVMMGERRVDPEMHAQAMERLGLNKPLYAQYLDYVGKLAQGDLGESLRTRTSVWTEFTALFPATLELSMAALLFAGILGLLAGVIAALKRGSLFDHGVMGISLAGYSMPIFWWGLILIMFFSVSLGWTPVSGRIDLLYDIEPRTGFMLIDTLLADEPDAFFDALHHLILPAIVLGTIPLAVIARMTRSSMLEVLREDYIRTAKAKGLSPARVVFVHGLRNALIPVLTVVGLQVGTLLAGAVLTETIFSWPGIGKWLIEAIGARDYPVVQNGILLIACLVILVNFVVDILYGFANPRIRHQR, encoded by the coding sequence ATGTTTAGTTTTATTGCCCGCCGATTGGGACTATTGATCCCGACGTTTTTCGGCATCACTTTGTTGACGTTTGCGTTAATTCGCATGATCCCTGGCGACCCCGTCGAAGTCATGATGGGCGAAAGGCGCGTCGACCCCGAGATGCACGCACAGGCAATGGAACGCCTTGGCCTTAACAAGCCGCTGTATGCGCAATACCTGGACTACGTCGGCAAGCTCGCCCAGGGCGACCTTGGCGAATCACTGCGTACCCGTACCAGCGTGTGGACCGAATTCACCGCCCTTTTCCCCGCGACCCTGGAACTGTCCATGGCCGCCCTGTTGTTCGCCGGTATCCTGGGCCTGTTGGCCGGGGTGATCGCGGCCTTGAAGCGAGGGTCCCTGTTCGACCATGGGGTGATGGGCATCTCCCTCGCGGGATACTCGATGCCGATCTTCTGGTGGGGCCTGATCCTGATCATGTTCTTCTCGGTAAGCCTGGGCTGGACCCCGGTTTCCGGGCGGATCGACCTGCTCTACGACATCGAGCCGCGCACCGGCTTCATGCTGATCGACACCCTGCTGGCTGACGAGCCGGATGCGTTCTTCGACGCCCTGCACCACCTGATCCTGCCGGCCATCGTGCTCGGCACCATCCCGCTGGCAGTGATCGCGCGGATGACCCGTTCGTCGATGCTCGAAGTGCTGCGCGAAGACTACATCCGTACCGCCAAGGCCAAAGGCCTGTCGCCAGCACGCGTGGTATTCGTCCACGGCCTGCGTAACGCGCTGATTCCGGTACTGACCGTGGTTGGCCTGCAAGTCGGCACGCTGCTGGCCGGTGCGGTCCTGACCGAAACCATCTTCTCGTGGCCCGGCATCGGCAAATGGCTGATCGAAGCCATTGGCGCGCGGGACTACCCGGTGGTGCAAAACGGCATTTTGCTGATCGCCTGCCTGGTGATCCTGGTGAACTTCGTGGTGGATATCCTCTACGGCTTCGCCAACCCACGCATCCGTCACCAGCGCTGA
- a CDS encoding ABC transporter permease, producing MAIRYGKGLIGGAVVVALLALLVHWIGINTIELYRDDLLFYLQAHLILVLVSMLAALVVGIPAGILLSRPHMVGRAERFMQIFNIGNTVPPLAVLAIALGVLGIGSGPAIFALFLASLLPIVRNTYEGLKNVQGSLKEAATGIGMTPRQVLFRVELPNAVPIIIGGVRVALAINVGTAPLAFLIGANSLGSLIFPGIALNNQPQLLLGAACTALLALLLDGLVTMASRLWLERGLRPS from the coding sequence GTGGCTATTCGCTATGGCAAAGGGCTGATAGGAGGCGCGGTTGTCGTCGCGCTCCTGGCCCTGCTGGTCCACTGGATCGGCATCAACACGATCGAACTGTACCGCGACGATTTGTTGTTTTACCTGCAAGCACATCTGATCCTCGTTCTAGTCTCCATGCTGGCGGCCCTCGTTGTGGGCATCCCCGCCGGTATCCTGCTCAGCCGACCGCACATGGTCGGGCGCGCAGAACGCTTCATGCAGATCTTCAACATCGGCAACACCGTCCCTCCCCTGGCCGTACTGGCCATCGCCCTTGGCGTCCTCGGCATCGGCAGTGGCCCGGCCATCTTCGCGCTGTTCCTCGCCTCCCTCCTGCCTATCGTGCGCAACACCTACGAAGGCCTTAAAAACGTTCAGGGCTCCCTGAAAGAAGCCGCCACCGGCATCGGCATGACGCCGCGCCAGGTGCTGTTTCGCGTGGAGTTGCCCAACGCCGTGCCGATCATCATAGGCGGTGTGCGTGTTGCCTTGGCGATCAACGTGGGTACCGCCCCGCTGGCGTTCCTGATTGGAGCCAATAGCCTGGGCAGCCTGATCTTCCCCGGCATCGCCCTGAACAACCAGCCGCAATTGCTGCTTGGCGCCGCGTGTACCGCGTTGCTGGCCTTGCTGCTTGACGGCCTGGTGACCATGGCCAGCCGCCTCTGGCTGGAACGCGGGTTGCGTCCGTCTTAA
- a CDS encoding ABC transporter substrate-binding protein, which translates to MRHTTVLSAIFATSLLAVATMSQAADKKSLVFCSEGSPAGFDTAQYTTATDNDAAEPLYNRLVEFEKGETNVVPALATKWDISPDGLTYTFHLREGVKFHSSKEFKPTRDFNADDVLFTFNRMLDPEHPFRKAYPTEFPYFNGMSLNKNIAKVEKTGPHTVVMTLNSVDAAFVQNIAMSFAAILSAEYAEQLLKTGKPSDINQKPIGTGPFVFQRYQKDSQVRYVANKQYWDPSKVKLDQLIFAINTDASVRVQKLKAGECQVTLHPRPADVDALKADPNLQLLTKPGFNLGYIAYNVRHKPFDQLEVRQALDMAVNKQSILNAVYQGAGQLAVNAMPPTQWSYDDTIKDAAYNPEKAKELLKAAGVKEGTEITLWAMPVQRPYNPNAKLMAEMLQSDWAKIGLKVKIVSYEWGEYIKRTKNGEHDVSLIGWTGDNGDPDNWLGTLYSCDAIGGNNYSMWCDPAYDKLIKQAKVVTDHEQRTVLYKQAQQLLKAQVPITPVAHSTVNQPLSAKVEGFKVSPFGRNVFSGVSINP; encoded by the coding sequence ATGCGCCATACCACCGTTCTATCCGCTATTTTTGCCACCAGCCTGCTGGCTGTGGCTACGATGAGCCAAGCCGCCGACAAGAAGAGCCTGGTGTTCTGCTCTGAAGGCAGCCCGGCAGGCTTTGATACCGCGCAGTACACCACCGCCACCGACAACGATGCGGCTGAACCGCTGTACAACCGCCTGGTTGAGTTTGAAAAAGGCGAGACCAACGTGGTACCTGCACTGGCGACCAAGTGGGATATTTCGCCAGACGGCCTGACCTACACCTTTCACTTGCGTGAAGGGGTGAAATTCCACAGCAGCAAGGAGTTCAAGCCGACGCGGGACTTCAACGCCGACGACGTGCTGTTCACCTTCAACCGCATGCTTGACCCCGAGCACCCGTTTCGCAAGGCCTACCCCACCGAGTTTCCGTACTTCAACGGGATGAGCCTGAACAAGAACATCGCCAAGGTCGAGAAGACCGGCCCGCACACCGTGGTGATGACCCTGAACTCGGTCGACGCCGCGTTCGTGCAGAACATTGCCATGAGCTTCGCCGCGATCCTGTCGGCCGAATACGCTGAGCAGTTGCTCAAGACGGGTAAGCCCAGCGACATCAACCAGAAGCCGATCGGCACTGGCCCGTTCGTGTTCCAGCGCTACCAGAAGGACTCGCAGGTCCGCTACGTGGCCAACAAACAGTACTGGGACCCGAGCAAGGTCAAGCTGGACCAACTGATCTTCGCCATCAACACCGACGCATCGGTGCGGGTGCAGAAACTCAAGGCCGGCGAATGCCAGGTGACCCTGCATCCACGTCCGGCGGATGTCGATGCCCTCAAGGCCGACCCGAACCTGCAACTGCTGACCAAGCCAGGCTTCAACCTCGGCTACATCGCCTACAACGTGCGCCACAAGCCGTTCGACCAGCTCGAAGTGCGCCAGGCGCTGGACATGGCGGTGAACAAGCAGAGCATCTTGAACGCCGTGTACCAGGGCGCCGGCCAACTGGCGGTCAACGCCATGCCGCCGACCCAATGGTCCTACGACGACACCATCAAGGACGCCGCCTACAACCCGGAAAAAGCCAAGGAATTGCTCAAGGCTGCCGGCGTGAAGGAAGGCACCGAGATCACCCTGTGGGCGATGCCGGTGCAACGGCCGTACAACCCCAACGCCAAGCTGATGGCCGAGATGCTGCAAAGCGACTGGGCCAAGATCGGCCTCAAGGTCAAGATCGTCAGCTACGAGTGGGGCGAATACATCAAGCGCACCAAGAACGGTGAGCACGATGTCAGCCTGATCGGCTGGACCGGTGACAACGGTGACCCGGACAACTGGCTGGGCACCCTGTACAGCTGCGATGCCATCGGCGGGAACAACTACTCCATGTGGTGTGACCCGGCGTACGACAAGCTGATCAAGCAAGCCAAGGTAGTGACCGACCACGAACAAAGGACTGTTCTGTACAAACAGGCGCAGCAACTGCTTAAAGCGCAGGTGCCGATCACGCCAGTCGCCCACTCGACGGTCAACCAGCCGTTAAGCGCCAAAGTCGAAGGTTTCAAAGTGAGCCCCTTCGGCCGCAACGTGTTCTCGGGCGTCAGTATCAACCCCTAA
- a CDS encoding ABC transporter permease subunit: protein MTTPTQVSAVDQSLLYPSPYKEFWQAFSKNKGAVAGLAFMLLIVFCALFAPWVAPHNPSEQYRDFLLTPPAWLEGGQMQFLLGTDELGRDLLSRLIQGSRLSLLIGLSSVVMSLIPGILLGLFAGFFPRMLGPTIMRLMDIMLALPSLLLAVAIVAILGPGLINTVIAIAIVSLPSYVRLTRAAVMGELNRDYVTAARLAGAGLPRLMFITVLPNCMAPLIVQATLSFSSAILDAAALGFLGLGVQPPTPEWGTMLASARDYIERAWWVVSLPGLTILLSVLAINLMGDGLRDALDPKLKNAA, encoded by the coding sequence ATGACCACACCTACTCAAGTGTCAGCAGTCGATCAAAGCCTGCTGTATCCGTCCCCGTACAAAGAATTCTGGCAAGCCTTCTCCAAGAACAAAGGCGCGGTTGCCGGCCTGGCGTTCATGTTGCTGATCGTGTTCTGCGCGCTCTTTGCCCCCTGGGTTGCACCGCATAACCCCAGCGAACAATACCGCGACTTCCTGCTGACCCCGCCAGCCTGGCTGGAAGGTGGGCAAATGCAGTTCCTGCTGGGCACCGACGAACTGGGCCGTGACTTGCTCTCGCGCCTGATCCAGGGCTCGCGCCTGTCGCTGCTGATCGGTTTGTCGTCGGTGGTGATGTCGCTGATTCCGGGCATCCTGTTGGGCCTGTTCGCCGGGTTCTTCCCGCGTATGCTCGGCCCGACCATCATGCGCTTGATGGACATCATGCTGGCCCTGCCGTCGCTGCTGCTGGCGGTTGCCATCGTCGCCATCCTCGGCCCTGGCCTGATCAACACCGTGATCGCCATCGCTATCGTTTCGCTGCCGTCCTACGTCCGTCTGACCCGCGCTGCGGTAATGGGCGAACTGAACCGCGACTACGTGACCGCTGCTCGCCTCGCCGGCGCCGGCCTGCCACGCCTGATGTTCATCACCGTGTTGCCTAACTGCATGGCGCCGCTGATCGTTCAGGCGACCTTGAGCTTCTCCTCGGCGATTCTCGATGCCGCGGCCCTGGGCTTCCTGGGCCTTGGCGTACAACCGCCAACCCCTGAGTGGGGCACCATGCTGGCTTCGGCCCGTGACTACATCGAACGCGCCTGGTGGGTGGTGAGCCTGCCCGGTTTGACCATTTTGCTCAGCGTGCTGGCAATCAACTTGATGGGCGACGGCCTGCGCGATGCGCTGGACCCGAAACTCAAGAACGCCGCCTGA
- a CDS encoding peptide chain release factor 3, producing the protein MTHQAAEVAKRRTFAIISHPDAGKTTITEKLLLMGKAIAVAGTVKSRKSDRHATSDWMEMEKQRGISITTSVMQFPYRDHMVNLLDTPGHEDFSEDTYRTLTAVDSALMVLDGGKGVEPRTIALMDVCRLRDTPIVSFINKLDRDIRDPIELLDEIEAVLKIKAAPITWPIGCYRDFKGVYHLADDYIIVYTAGHGHERTETKIIEKLDSDEARAHLGDEYDRFVDQLELVQGACHEFNQQEFLDGQLTPVFFGTALGNFGVDHVLDAVVDWAPRPLPRVANERTVEPVEEKFTGFVFKIQANMDPKHRDRIAFMRICSGKYEKGMKMRHVRTGKDVRIGDALTFFSSEREQLEEAYAGDIIGLHNHGTIQIGDTFTEGEALGFTGIPHFAPELFRRVRLRDPLKSKQLRQGLQQLAEEGATQVFFPERSNDIILGAVGVLQFDVVASRLKEEYKVECSYEPITVYSARWIDCSDKKKLEEFSNKAVENLAVDGGGHLTYLAPTRVNLALMEERWPDVKFRATREHH; encoded by the coding sequence ATGACCCACCAGGCCGCCGAAGTCGCGAAACGCCGCACTTTCGCCATTATTTCCCACCCCGATGCCGGTAAAACCACCATCACCGAGAAACTCTTGCTGATGGGCAAGGCAATCGCGGTGGCCGGCACGGTGAAATCCCGCAAATCCGACCGCCATGCCACCTCCGACTGGATGGAAATGGAAAAACAACGGGGTATTTCCATTACCACGTCGGTCATGCAGTTCCCGTATCGCGACCACATGGTCAACCTGCTCGACACCCCGGGCCACGAAGACTTCTCCGAAGACACCTACCGCACCCTGACGGCAGTTGACTCGGCGCTGATGGTCCTCGACGGCGGTAAGGGCGTCGAGCCACGTACCATCGCGCTGATGGACGTGTGCCGTCTGCGTGATACGCCGATTGTCAGCTTCATCAACAAACTCGACCGCGACATCCGCGACCCGATCGAGCTGTTGGATGAAATCGAAGCCGTCCTGAAGATCAAGGCCGCGCCGATCACGTGGCCGATTGGTTGCTACCGCGACTTCAAGGGTGTGTACCACCTGGCCGACGACTACATCATTGTCTACACCGCCGGCCACGGTCACGAGCGCACCGAAACCAAGATCATCGAAAAACTCGACTCCGACGAAGCCCGCGCCCACCTGGGTGACGAGTACGACCGTTTTGTCGACCAGTTGGAACTGGTGCAGGGCGCCTGCCACGAGTTCAACCAGCAGGAATTCCTCGACGGCCAACTGACCCCGGTGTTCTTCGGTACGGCCCTGGGCAACTTCGGCGTGGACCATGTACTCGACGCCGTCGTTGATTGGGCTCCGCGCCCACTGCCACGTGTGGCCAACGAACGTACCGTTGAACCGGTGGAAGAGAAGTTCACCGGCTTCGTGTTCAAGATCCAGGCGAACATGGACCCCAAACACCGCGACCGTATCGCCTTCATGCGTATCTGCTCCGGCAAATACGAAAAAGGCATGAAGATGCGCCACGTGCGCACCGGCAAGGACGTGCGCATCGGCGACGCCCTGACGTTCTTCTCCTCCGAGCGTGAACAGCTCGAAGAAGCCTACGCCGGCGACATCATCGGCCTGCACAACCACGGCACCATCCAGATCGGCGACACCTTCACCGAAGGCGAAGCCCTGGGCTTTACCGGCATCCCGCACTTCGCCCCGGAACTGTTCCGCCGCGTACGCCTGCGCGACCCGCTGAAATCCAAGCAACTGCGCCAAGGTTTGCAGCAACTGGCGGAAGAGGGCGCCACCCAGGTGTTCTTCCCGGAGCGCAGCAACGACATCATCCTCGGCGCCGTGGGTGTGCTGCAGTTCGATGTGGTGGCCAGCCGCTTGAAAGAGGAATACAAGGTTGAATGCTCCTACGAGCCGATCACCGTGTACTCCGCGCGCTGGATCGATTGCAGCGATAAGAAGAAGCTGGAAGAGTTCTCCAACAAGGCCGTGGAAAACCTCGCGGTGGACGGCGGCGGTCACCTGACCTACCTGGCCCCGACGCGGGTGAACCTGGCGCTGATGGAAGAGCGTTGGCCGGATGTGAAATTCCGCGCGACCCGCGAGCACCATTAA